A DNA window from Leopardus geoffroyi isolate Oge1 chromosome A1, O.geoffroyi_Oge1_pat1.0, whole genome shotgun sequence contains the following coding sequences:
- the ZNF672 gene encoding zinc finger protein 672 — MLAASEMAAAAGRPYICSECGKSFRYSSVLLRHERAHGGDSCYRCLDCGECYALAADLRAHRRAHAGQTLYICSECGQSFRHSGYLDLHRSVHRQRSRSCSCRACGRSFPHLPALLLHRRRLHPPERPCRCPLCARTFRQSALRFHQARAHPWGSPITPTNPLHRCTQCPRAFRSYAGLRSHARVHVARSPGDSTPPQPHAPGAHQCSVCGKNFGKSSTLTRHLQIHSGEKPFKCPECGKGFLESATLVRHQRTHTGEKPYMCGDCGRRFSESSTLLRHRRSHQGDRPHACTTCGKGFGQRSDLVVHQRIHTGERPFPCAECGRRFSDRSDLTKHRRTHTGEKPYHCELCGKCFTCVSNLNVHRRNHAGHKPHKCPECGKAFSVGSKLTLHRKTHLGERPAECAECGKCFSHSRSLSQHQRAHTRARAATAAAQATAGAALIFAGQAEQEKPDFLCPS; from the coding sequence ATGTTAGCTGCATCAGAGATGGCGGCAGCAGCAGGAAGGCCTTACATATGCAGTGAGTGTGGCAAGAGCTTCCGCTACAGTTCGGTGCTGCTGCGTCATGAGCGTGCTCATGGCGGTGACAGCTGCTACCGCTGCCTAGACTGTGGTGAGTGCTATGCCCTGGCTGCTGACCTCCGTGCGCACCGACGCGCCCATGCTGGCCAAACGCTCTACATCTGCAGTGAGTGCGGCCAGAGCTTCCGCCACAGCGGCTACCTCGACCTGCACCGGAGTGTACATAGACAGCGCAGCCGCTCCTGCTCTTGCCGTGCCTGCGGCCGCAGCTTCCCACACCTCCCGGCTCTGCTGCTGCACCGGCGCCGCCTTCATCCCCCAGAGCGGCCCTGCCGCTGTCCGCTGTGTGCCCGCACCTTCCGACAGAGCGCGCTACGCTTCCACCAGGCGCGCGCACACCCGTGGGGGTCACCCATCACACCCACCAACCCATTGCACCGCTGCACACAATGCCCACGGGCGTTCCGCAGCTACGCAGGGCTGCGGAGCCACGCGCGCGTCCACGTGGCCCGGAGCCCTGGAGACTCCACACCTCCGCAGCCTCATGCTCCGGGTGCACACCAGTGCAGTGTGTGTGGGAAGAACTTTGGTAAGAGCTCAACACTAACACGACACCTGCAGATTCACTCAGGTGAGAAGCCCTTCAAGTGCCCCGAGTGTGGAAAGGGCTTCTTGGAGAGTGCCACGCTCGTGCGCCATCAGCGCACACACACAGGTGAGAAGCCCTACATGTGCGGGGACTGTGGGCGCCGGTTCAGCGAGAGTTCCACCCTTTTGCGCCACAGGCGCAGCCACCAGGGAGATCGGCCCCACGCATGCACTACATGTGGAAAGGGCTTTGGGCAGCGCTCTGACCTAGTGGTGCACCAGCGCATACACACAGGCGAGAGGCCCTTCCCATGTGCTGAGTGCGGCCGCCGCTTCAGCGACCGTTCTGACCTCACCAAGCACCGGCGCACACACACAGGCGAGAAACCCTACCATTGTGAGTTGTGTGGCAAATGTTTCACGTGCGTATCTAACCTCAACGTGCACCGGCGCAACCATGCTGGTCACAAGCCCCACAAATGCCCTGAGTGCGGCAAGGCCTTCAGCGTGGGGTCCAAACTGACACTGCACCGCAAGACACACCTGGGCGAGCGGCCAGCAGAATGTGCTGAGTGCGGCAAGTGCTTCAGCCACAGTCGCTCACTCTCACAGCACCAGCGGGCCCACACACGAGCGCGTGCCGCCACCGCTGCCGCCCAAGCAACCGCAGGAGCTGCCCTCATCTTTGCAGGGCAGGCAGAACAGGAGAAGCCGGACTTTCTGTGTCCCAGCTGA